A stretch of DNA from Spirosoma endbachense:
AGCCTCTTCTGGTTTTGGCAAACAAACCGCTAAACTTTTTCACGAAAACGGATGGAACGTAATAGCGACCATGCGCTCACCCGAAAAGGAAACGGAATTGACTCAATTGAATAATGTTCTGGTTGATTATCTGGATGTTAGCGATACCGAATCCATTCGGAAAGCAGTTAAAGCCGGTACAGATACGTTCGGTACAATTGATGCACTCATCAACAATGCAGGCTATGGCGTGATGGGTGTTTTTGAATCTGCTACAGAAGAGCAGATTCGGCAGCAGTATGCCGTAAATGTATTCGGAATGATGCAGGTTACTCAGGCTGTGATTCCTTATATGCGGGCTCAGGGTAGCGGAACGATCATCAATATTTCTTCATTTGGCGGTGTCGTTGCGTTACCATTTGGTAGTTTATATAACAGTTCGAAATTTGCCGTAGAAGGCTTTTCCGAAGCCTTATCGCATGAAGTGCTTCCTTTGGGGATAACAGTCAAAATCATTGAACCAGGTGGAGTCGCCACCAATTTTCGAAATGGGCTGACTATGATCAAAAATGAGATTCCTGTTTATAATCCTCTGCTGGCTTTGTTCTTTGGTCGGTATGCGCAAACGACCCAACATATCCCAAAAGCAAGTCCAGAAATGGTTGCCGCGACCATTTACAAAGCGACTACTGATGGGAAACAACAACTGCGTTATGTTGTGGGTGAGGACGCCCAGTTTTACATCGATGCCAAAACAAAAAACAGCGATGGGGACTATACGAGATTGATTCGTGATTATTTTGTCAATGATCCCGTAAGCCAATAGTGTTTGCTAATCGTCACTATTGGTTCGGTATAGGCCTAGCTTATTCTTTTTTATAAAGTACCCAAATTTCATTAATTGTCCCTATTTGTTTTGACTGTAAATAGGCGTTCGTATTCCACAGGATGGCAGATGAATAAAGTTGCGGTTTAAAGCCAAGGCTGTCGAAAAGTGACAACTTTTCTTTTGCGTCATTAAACGTAGTTACCATCCATGCATTTTTTAAATACCGGGCAGAATCAGCATCATGAAATTTGACAAGCTTAATATTCGGCGCATTTTTTCGGTAAAAAGTTAATGGCAGACCACTTTCCGTTTCAAATGGCGTACGCGAAAAACAATAAATAGTGGGTTTTGAATCCTTAAATGTATTTGTCAGTTTTCTGGTAAATTCTATTGCTTGATAATACGGATTTAAAATTAAAAACAAAATTAATACCAGCGTATTAAGCGCTACACTGAAATATAAAATTCCTTTTAGAAAATTACGAATTCCTGTACGGGCACGCTGATAATAAGCAATAAATGACTCTAAACCCCAGCCTGCTATAACGGGTAACACATTGACTATCGGGAACATAAAGCGTTCTTCCTTGTGTGCTACCAGGCAATGGCCTATGATAAAAAACGCGACGGCAAAAACCAGCGGCTGACGGTATTGTTGTCCAGCGCCTTTCAAGCTATAATAAAAAAGAAAAATACTAAGCGGTGGCGTACCAATAACCAGCGCCAGCAATAATATATACCACAAAAAACTGGAGGTGCCAAATTCGGCTGCCTTACCTTCTGTAATATTTACCCGATAATAATCGAAGGGAGTAAAAACCAGCTGGTGATAAAAATGATAATCTAAAAAAACATTAATGGCCACTCCTGCAGCAAATCCAATCGCAATAGGCAACAGATTTACATATTTTCTGTCAATAAACAGAAACCATATACCGAAACCAACAATACCAAATGCTATTTGAAAGCGGAAATAAAAAGCCAGACTAAACAGAAAACCCGTTAATAAAACATAGAGAAACTTTCCTTTTTTTAGTTCATACAATAGAATGGCGCCGAAGAATACAATAGACGATGCCATTTCGGAACTAAATAATGTACGGATGTAGGGAAGTGACCAGGATAAATTGATCAGCAACAGGACCAGGTATAGTAGTTTTTTGTTGGACTTGAAATAATAAATGCCAATCGCGTTAAATACGACAAAACCCAGAAGCCCAAAAATAAGGCGCAGGATTGCTAGCTGCACGAAGGCATCATATATGTGGAAAAACCGACAGGCAAGAATAAACCCCGAAAACAGATAAACTTGTACCGTTGGCCGTATATGGCTCTTTAGTTCCCAGACACTGGTGGCACCGGAAGGTTCCCCCAGTTGCCAGGAAGAAAACTCGATTAATTGAAAGTGCTGGTCAGGATGAAGAAAGCCAACCTGGGTGATAGAGAAAATGATTTGTACAAGCAGGGAAAATAACAAAAGCCACCGTAAGCGTGAATCGTCAATCCTGAATCGTGAATTTATTTCCATTTTGGACATCACTTATTGATGTGCGGGTAAGTTGATTTATGTATTTTGATTTTTACGATGGCAACTTACAGATAAGCCCACCAGAAAGCACGATCCCGTTGTTGTGTAGCGTTGAGAAAATTGGGCCTACGTCGGACTGCTCAGGCAATTTCTTAGGGTCTCGAATGGGCGCTGAAGCGGGAAGCTCCCTGTAAATACCTTCATGGGATGTAAACATAACACAAAATCATTTCACCACTTATTGTTCGGGTGTTGAACCTGTCCTGTAAGGTTGGCTTAGCTAGGCAAAACTATAACAGGCACCAAATCCCTTGCCGAGCCTCATTTGGTTGATTTGGAGCTAATAAGGAAACGTAAGGTATTTGTCCAGTATGTTCGATTCATAGTTGGCTTTGCTTGTTTATCTGACTTACCCCATTCCTATGCAGCGCCGACAATTTCTTCATAAAACGATTGTAAGCAGCAGTCTGCTCGCTACTCCCAGCGTCTTTAACCTGGATCAAACGGCTGGCAGTGAATTGCCTGCCTGGAAATTGCCTGATCTGCACAAAGCGATAGCTGATCCTGTACCCA
This window harbors:
- a CDS encoding SDR family oxidoreductase gives rise to the protein MAKTVLITGASSGFGKQTAKLFHENGWNVIATMRSPEKETELTQLNNVLVDYLDVSDTESIRKAVKAGTDTFGTIDALINNAGYGVMGVFESATEEQIRQQYAVNVFGMMQVTQAVIPYMRAQGSGTIINISSFGGVVALPFGSLYNSSKFAVEGFSEALSHEVLPLGITVKIIEPGGVATNFRNGLTMIKNEIPVYNPLLALFFGRYAQTTQHIPKASPEMVAATIYKATTDGKQQLRYVVGEDAQFYIDAKTKNSDGDYTRLIRDYFVNDPVSQ
- a CDS encoding glycosyltransferase family protein, yielding MSKMEINSRFRIDDSRLRWLLLFSLLVQIIFSITQVGFLHPDQHFQLIEFSSWQLGEPSGATSVWELKSHIRPTVQVYLFSGFILACRFFHIYDAFVQLAILRLIFGLLGFVVFNAIGIYYFKSNKKLLYLVLLLINLSWSLPYIRTLFSSEMASSIVFFGAILLYELKKGKFLYVLLTGFLFSLAFYFRFQIAFGIVGFGIWFLFIDRKYVNLLPIAIGFAAGVAINVFLDYHFYHQLVFTPFDYYRVNITEGKAAEFGTSSFLWYILLLALVIGTPPLSIFLFYYSLKGAGQQYRQPLVFAVAFFIIGHCLVAHKEERFMFPIVNVLPVIAGWGLESFIAYYQRARTGIRNFLKGILYFSVALNTLVLILFLILNPYYQAIEFTRKLTNTFKDSKPTIYCFSRTPFETESGLPLTFYRKNAPNIKLVKFHDADSARYLKNAWMVTTFNDAKEKLSLFDSLGFKPQLYSSAILWNTNAYLQSKQIGTINEIWVLYKKE